GTAAAAGATTGTACGACTGACTATGACCTTTACCCGATTTTATTATGTTTTATTTCCAGATATTCATGTCTGACAAGATAGACATGGTTATTTCAGTTGCGTTGCCTCCGGTAGCATCGCTGTCTGCACTAATGTTGGTGGCAAAAAAGTATGTATTATCTGCAGTTTCGATATAACCGATGAACCATCCGTTTACATCCTGTCCATTAACACGGCCAGTTCCGGTCTTTCCGTAGAATGTTCCGGCATCGGAAGCTGAAAGGCAGATGGCATCTTTTACTGCATTGATATTTTCAGGGGCGAAGCCGAAACTGTTATTCTGCAGCTTGGTTAAAAGTTCGACCTGTTCTATTGGAGAGATTTCCAAGGAGGATTCCATCCAATAAGAGGAGAAATCGCCACTCATGTTTTCGTTACCATATCCGATTTCTTGAACATAGCTGTAAACGTCAGAGGCTCCAAGCCGTTCATCTACTGCTTGAAAATACCAATTCACAGAGGAGTTCATTGCAGACTGTAAGGTCTGATCTGCGTTCCATGCTTCAAATGGATAGGTTTCTCCATTCCATGCAATGAACGAATTTTCCGGTGTAATGACGCCTTCTTCCAATCCGAACAAAGCATCGTATATCTTGTAGGTGGAGTTTGGAGCAACCCGTAAGGTGGCATGCTCCATGTCATGTATACTCCATGCATCGTTTTCCAAATCGTATAAAACAAAGCTGCCTTCGTATTCTCCGAAGTATGTGGAGAGGTCTACATAGGAAATATTCTCAGAAGAGGAATCCCATTGGTAGTGGCTTCCATCTGCTGCGTATGTAGAAATAAAAGGTGCGAATCCAAGGAGAAGGACAGCAGTCAACATGAATGCAGTCATACCTTTTACTCTTTTTATAAATGTCGGCTTCTCATAAGATGCAATGTTGATAATTCTCCGTTTCATCTGCTTCATGTTTCCACCAAGACCGGCGGCAAACGGAAATGGAGTAAGTGAAATCTTTTCCGCAAAATTGATCAGTGTATTACCATAATCTGCATAATCATCCTCCTCAAGCATCTTTAAAACAGAGGTGTCACAGGCAACCTCTCTGTCATTGCGCATTTCTTTTAGAGCATACCAGACAAGAGGATTGAACCAATATATTACTCCGGCAAAGTTCATTAGATAGTTGGCAATAGCATCTTTGTGCTTATAGTGCTGTAGCTCGTGTAACAGCATGTATCGCATGTCCGATTCGTTATAATCTGAGATGAGATGAATCGGCAGATAAATACAAGGTTTCAAAAGCCCCACAATAATCGGAGATTTCAAAAATGCAGTACTGTAAACATGGATATTTCTGTTAATTCCCATTTCTTTCATACATCGATGATATAGTTTTCGGACTTCCGGGTTTTGAAGGGGAAGTGCAGATTTTTTCAAGTTCTGTAAGCGGATAGAGGATTTGATTATCAATATAATCATTGCAAGGATGCCTACAAGCCATATTCCAAATAGTATGTATCCGATGCTGGATGGAGTCTCACTATTTACCGAAAGGGCAAAGTCATTCATCCAGTCTGCATTTCCGGCTGGATTGATCCCAACAGCTTCTCCTATGGCGGTTCTGGTGCCAGAAGTAGGAGAACTTTTCAGGCTACTGAGCCACGAGAGGATTTGCGGAAACCCAATGAAACGGAACGGTATAAAAGGAACTACCAACAATCCAAGTAGCAGGAACCACAGATTATACTGCATCCGGCTGGATAGGTTGCCTTTGAATATCCGCTTGGCTATCAAAAGAATTCCGATGATACCGCTGATAAATACATTGCATATTAAAAAGCGTATCATAAAATCAGCCATGTTAATTACCTCCTTTTTTTGACCTCTTGGAAAGAAGAGAGCGGAGAGTGTCTATTTCCGTTTCGGACAGTCTGTCATTTTCTATATATGCAGACAGCATGGCAGTGATGTCCCCATCGTAGTATCGTTCTAGAAAAGAGTTACTTTCCTGACCGATGTATTCACTTTCTTTCACAACTGGAGTGTAAACAAACACCCGACTTTGTTTTTCATAAGTCAGAACGCCCTTGTTCACTAGACGTTTAATTAGAGTTTGTATTGTTTTTGGACTCCAGCTCGTAGTCTGTAATAATTTATCAGTTATTTCATTGGTGCTGATCGGCGCATGTTTCCATACGATTTTCATAACTTCAAATTCAGCTTCAGAAATCTGTGGTAAATCGCTCATTTCAAATCCCTCCTTAAATCTTACGGCTGTAATAAAAATATTATAGATGTTATTTGTGTAGTTGTCAATTTAAGAGAAAATAGATTGACTTGAAATCTTACTTATGTAATAATTAAAATATTACATAAGTAAGAATTAAAAAAGGAGTGGAATCAGGATGATTGAAATTGTAAATAAAGTGCTTTGAAAATAAGAAAACCAATAGATTCACAAGGAGTCTATTGGTTTTCTTACAGAGTTGGATGGTCTTGCTTACGCAGCAAATCAAGCAGGTAACGAACCATAGGTAATAAATCAGCAGCTTCCTGTTCCGTGCAGTCATTCAGTAGGGTTAGGAGCTTCTGGAGATTTGGTTGTTGGTTTGTGCTGGCTGGATAGAAAATCTTATTGGCTGGTATCTTCAAATATGTAATTAAAGGATGCAACTTTTCAAATTTTGGATTACCACGTCCGGCTTCAATATTAAGTATAGTGCGTGTATCCAGATTGAGAGTTTCAGCCAATTTTTCCTGTGAAAGTCCGAGTTCTGTGCGGGCTTCACGCACTGCGATGGCAAGAGCCTGTTTCATATTATCCTGCATTATAATTCACCTCGATAGTAGTTTACATTACATATTATCCTGCGTGAATTACAACAAAATACACTATAAATATGGAGCACAATACATGAATGGGAAATGTAGAAAAATACACAAGAAAAGAATATTGAGTAGAATTGTGGCAGAGGCTTACTACACATATCAAGGTGTATCGCAAAGAAGTAAAAAACTTCAATGCGGTACACCTTTTTTAATGGGGAAATCAGAGCATGGTGGAGTCCTTTTCCAGCTTGCGGTTTAAGGTCTGTTCCTGTCCCGGAGTCCGGTCAAGATACTGGTTCAGATTATCCAGTTTTCGGTTGAGAGCCTGTATGTCTTTTTCAGCAGATTTATAGGTTTTCTGCAAGGCTTCTTTCTTGGCATACAGAGCATTGTAATCATTACGAAACTTATCAATATCAAAATGTTTTAAGCTGATTCCAAAGCGTTTCAGCATATTTTCTGCACCGTCATGGAGCAGGAGTTCTGTTTCATGGTGGCGGAGATAAGCATCAGGGTCTTTCGATTTCTGGTAACGGATGTGATAGATATGATTGCTCTGATATTGTTCAGCGTATTTCAATATCTGTCCTAAATCCTTTAGCTGACGTTCTGTTTCCACAAGACTGTTCCGTGCGGTTTTTGCAAGAACAGACTTACTTTCAATCTGTTTTTCAAGCTCGATGATAGAACCTGCTTTACTGTAACTGCTGGCAGCGATTTTGAGATTTTCAATCGCTGCCCAATGCTGCAGACCGGGGCTTTGCGTGAACTTTTCTTCCGAGGTGTCAATGAGCGTTCGGGAAGAATAATCCTTGATAAGAGGTTTCTTTCGGGCAGGGAATGGGACACGTTTTTGTGTCTGTGCTAAAGCCTTTGTTTCTACCCGTTCCTTAATCCGTTCTTTGGTGTATTCTGCCCCCAAAGACTTTAAGCTGCCACGGACAAAATGCTCCCGGTCAAGGGGGCGGAAGGAAATGTACTTTTAAGGCGTTTTCTCCAATGGTTTCGCCTTTGATTTCATAACCTTTTGCCCGTATCAGCTCCATGCACTGTTCATATGTATCAGCGTTTTGAATTGCTTCATCAATGTCTAGCTTGAGCTTGATTTTCCACGAGGTGCCATTTCTGCCGGATGTCCATTCTTTATAACTTTTACCACGCTGGTTTGTGGGAGAAATGACGGATAACTGATGCTTGGAACACAGCTCATCATTCAGGCGGCGAATGTGGTAGTAGGTCTGTTTACAGTCATGATATTTTTCGTGATTCACATTATCTGCGGCACAGAAAATGATGTGGTTGTGAACGTGACCTTTATCAATATGAGTGGAAACGATATAAGAAAATTTCCCCTCTAACAGCTTGTCGGCAAGCTCCACACCGATCTGATGTGCTTCCTTATAAGATACCTCTCCCGGAGCGAAAGCCTGTATCAGATGAAAGGCTTTGTTGGGGTCTGCCTGATTTGTTTTTGACAGAGCAAATTTGAAGTCAAAGGCAGCGGTTTCAGGACTGCATCCGAAGGAAGAAATGAGAATACTTTCATCTGTTTTTTGGGAATTACAGATATAGTTTACTGCCTTATGGACGGTTGCCTGGATAGCATGGATTTTTGTGATTGCCATACCTGTTTCATCAGCTCCTTTACTTCGTTTACATCGGCTTTATAGACATTGCCAGTAGCATTCATCCGCTTGGCAATCTGGTTCAGATTATTGCCGATACGGGCGAGCGTGGTGTTGTATTCCCGCAGGTGTTCGTAGTTTACATCGTAGACATAGCCATACAAAATCAGATGCCGAATAAATGCGGATTTGCTCTTCATGCCGGAGGCTTTCCATTTCTGATCTAAGATGTATTGCTCGTCATCGCTGAGATAGATTTTAAGTTCATTTTGTCTTTCTCGGTTTGCCATTGCAGTATCAGTCCTTTCCTTATTTATATAAAAGATTTTCAAATATGCCGTAGCCGGCGGTTGTTTTTTGCTTTTAGGGGGACAGGGGGATATGCCCCATGCAAGCCAATTTCTGCAAGTTTTCGCTTGGTAGAAACTTGCGGAAATGGTGCCTGTGAGGGAACACAGGCAGTGCTTGCTATTCTTCTGCAAATTACCCGTAGGGAATTTGCGTGTTGCGTGAGTATAGGCGAGCGGTTTGCAACACAGTAGGGTGTTACCGCCCTTGTTATGGATAGCGTTGATAATTCGACTTTGCAGTTGGGCAGAAGCAATAAAAAAACTGCCACGGTTCATAAGGGCATTGATTGCCCGTAAAAACTCCATAGCAGTTTGTGTGACTTTTTATGATTTTTGATTCTATCCATAATGATTTTATCAATGGGAAAAGGGAAAGTCAATGGCTGGAGAGAGATAAAAGATTTACAGAGAAATTTAGGGGAATAAGCAAAGATACTGCATATTCTGCATTTAAAATTAGAATTGGAAAACCAGAAGAGAGGGGGTGAAGCATGAATACCGTACATCGTAGAACGGAAATAATCAATATTCTTATTATCAGACGACATACAACAGCGAATGAATTGGCACAGGAATTTGGCGTTTCCATTCGCACGATACAGTATGATATTCAGGCTTTAACTCCGGTTTATCCGATTTATACAAAACAGGGAGAGAACGGAGGAATTTTTATAAGAGAGGATTACAAGCCTTATGCCAATTCGCTGACACCTATGGAAGTAGCTGCCTTGCATGAATTATATGATTGGACGGAGGGCATACATAAAAAAGTTTTATTTCAAGTCCTAAGAAAATATGGACCGGATAAATTACAACTTTGATCTTGTCATTCTGATAAAGCACATAATTTTTACAGAACCGTTCATAGCAGACGGAAGTGTGCTTATGTGCTTTTTAGGCTGACAATTTCAGCTTTGATTTTATCCAAAATGCAGACGATGTCTGCGATTGTACCTTGACAATTTCATAAACCAATGCGTACAGGACGTGTGGAATATGTGGAGCCGCTTTGAGGATACGCCATAAGACACCTGCTTTTGCCTTTGGCAGAGGTGGATACGAAGGAATATTGAAAGCAGATATTGAAGTTAAGGTGTGGAGCGAGAAATATCCGGCATAAATGTGTAGCAGTTACACGGAGGCGTTGATACATATTTTTGATAATGATACTTCCGGCTTAGTCCGGTCAGATAAGATGACGGTGCGATACCGATGTGGGTAGTGTAATGAGCTGCCACCTGTACGGATTTTTTAATATCTTCCAATAAAAGCATATTTGTTTGTTAAGTATGTTTTTATTGGCAGATATGCCATAACCATAGCAAGAGAAAAAGAACACACTTTGAAAAGGTAGGTGGAAGAATGCAGGCAAAAGTGAACACAAAAAATTTTATAAGGTATGACGAGGGTGCGGAGAGGTATTCTATGAGTAAACACAGCTTTATGAAATTGGCACAGGATGCTCGTGCTGTTTATAAAATTAACCGTATCACATTGGTAAACGTGAAGATTTTTGAGGAGTATTTGGAATCTTTTCGGGCGTAGACATGATAAGAAAGAGGAAAACGAATTATTGTATATCAAAAAGTATTTGACTTTTTGATATACAAGTAGTAAAATGAAGTCAGGTTATGAAAGGCAGGTGTTGACGGATGGCAAGAATGGGTAGACCTAAGTTAGAAAATCCGAGAAGTGAAGGTGTATTCATCCGTCTTACAAAAGATGAGCATACAGATATAACAGAGTATGCCAGCTCTCATGATCTGACCATAACACAGACGCTTGTTCAAGGATTTAGA
Above is a window of Oscillospiraceae bacterium NTUH-002-81 DNA encoding:
- a CDS encoding HTH domain-containing protein: MNTVHRRTEIINILIIRRHTTANELAQEFGVSIRTIQYDIQALTPVYPIYTKQGENGGIFIREDYKPYANSLTPMEVAALHELYDWTEGIHKKVLFQVLRKYGPDKLQL
- a CDS encoding MobC family plasmid mobilization relaxosome protein, producing MANRERQNELKIYLSDDEQYILDQKWKASGMKSKSAFIRHLILYGYVYDVNYEHLREYNTTLARIGNNLNQIAKRMNATGNVYKADVNEVKELMKQVWQSQKSMLSRQPSIRQ
- a CDS encoding DUF6462 family protein, which encodes MQAKVNTKNFIRYDEGAERYSMSKHSFMKLAQDARAVYKINRITLVNVKIFEEYLESFRA
- a CDS encoding BlaI/MecI/CopY family transcriptional regulator, with the protein product MSDLPQISEAEFEVMKIVWKHAPISTNEITDKLLQTTSWSPKTIQTLIKRLVNKGVLTYEKQSRVFVYTPVVKESEYIGQESNSFLERYYDGDITAMLSAYIENDRLSETEIDTLRSLLSKRSKKGGN
- a CDS encoding CopG family transcriptional regulator, translated to MARMGRPKLENPRSEGVFIRLTKDEHTDITEYASSHDLTITQTLVQGFRKLQEQDNTENE
- a CDS encoding helix-turn-helix transcriptional regulator — encoded protein: MQDNMKQALAIAVREARTELGLSQEKLAETLNLDTRTILNIEAGRGNPKFEKLHPLITYLKIPANKIFYPASTNQQPNLQKLLTLLNDCTEQEAADLLPMVRYLLDLLRKQDHPTL
- a CDS encoding BlaR1 family beta-lactam sensor/signal transducer, which produces MADFMIRFLICNVFISGIIGILLIAKRIFKGNLSSRMQYNLWFLLLGLLVVPFIPFRFIGFPQILSWLSSLKSSPTSGTRTAIGEAVGINPAGNADWMNDFALSVNSETPSSIGYILFGIWLVGILAMIILIIKSSIRLQNLKKSALPLQNPEVRKLYHRCMKEMGINRNIHVYSTAFLKSPIIVGLLKPCIYLPIHLISDYNESDMRYMLLHELQHYKHKDAIANYLMNFAGVIYWFNPLVWYALKEMRNDREVACDTSVLKMLEEDDYADYGNTLINFAEKISLTPFPFAAGLGGNMKQMKRRIINIASYEKPTFIKRVKGMTAFMLTAVLLLGFAPFISTYAADGSHYQWDSSSENISYVDLSTYFGEYEGSFVLYDLENDAWSIHDMEHATLRVAPNSTYKIYDALFGLEEGVITPENSFIAWNGETYPFEAWNADQTLQSAMNSSVNWYFQAVDERLGASDVYSYVQEIGYGNENMSGDFSSYWMESSLEISPIEQVELLTKLQNNSFGFAPENINAVKDAICLSASDAGTFYGKTGTGRVNGQDVNGWFIGYIETADNTYFFATNISADSDATGGNATEITMSILSDMNIWK